GGCATCGTCACCTTGCCGGTGCTGTCCCCCGTGACCGAGATCTCCACCTCGTCCAGCATCACATCTGCCACCCTGCCCTCGGCATCCAGCAGAACGGCAGCTGCGATGGTATCGATCTTGCCCGCGCGTTCCTGATCAGACGCTTCGGTCAGGATGCCAAGGCCGGTGCGGTATGCAGCGTTCTGGCCCGCCTGCCCCGTCTGCGATGAACTGCCGCCCATGTTCGTGCTCATGCTGCCGGAGGGACCGGAATCGCTTCGGCTGCAGGCGGTCAGGGCCAGAGCTGCCGCCAGCGTGCAGCCCAGGATCATGCGAGGTATCTTTTTCATTATAATAAAACGCTCCCTTTCCTGCCCCCATCGTAAAGGGGCTTTTGGGCTAGTTTACCCGGAAAGGGAGTTTTTATCACATCAAGGGGCTCAGCAGCCGCAGCACACTGTCCAGCACCGTGCCGGGCAGGCTGGTGCGGCATTCCGTCACCTGTATCTCGCGGCACTGCGGCAGCGTGGCCCGTACATCGTCCCGCAGAACTGCCACCTGACTGTTCTTTTGCAGCAGTACACCGCACTCAAAGTGTAGGAACAGGCTGCGGTAGTCCATGTTGATGCTGCCCACTACGGCAGTTACATCGTCGCTTACCCAGCACTTGGCATGCAGAAAGCCGGGCGTATATTCGTAAATGCGTACACCTGCCCTCAAAAGCGGCAGATAGTACGACCGGCTCAGCCGGAACACCAGCTTTTTGTCCGGGATGCCCGGCAGCACCAGCCGGATGTCCACCCCGCGCTTGGCCGCGTTTTTCAGTGCGTCCAGCATTTCCTCGCCCACGGCAAGGTAGGGCGTGTAGATATAAACATACCGCTGTGCCTGCGCAAGAATGTTCAGGTACACCGTCTCGGCCATCGGTTCCTCGTCCAGCGGGCTGTCCGCGTAGGGCTGCACGATGCCGTCCGATACCGGCGACACCAGCGGCATGGGACGAAATGCATCATAATCCGTCTCGCTGGGGCGGAAGGCGTTCCAGAAGTTGAGGAACATCACCGTAAAGTTCCACGCGGCATCGCCTTCCACACGCAGGGCTGCATCCTTCCAGTAGCCAAAGCGCTGCTCCGCATTGATATACTCATCTGCCAGATTCACGCCGCCGGTGTAGGCCACCGTACCGTCAATGACTACGATCTTGCGGTGGTCGCGGTGGTTCATCACCAGCGAGAGCAGCGGCACCACCGGGTTGAACGGGATGCAGCGGATGTGCGCCCGCTCCATGCGCACGATGAAATCGGCGGGCAGACCCAGCAGACTGCCAAAATCATCGTAGATCAGGCGCACATCCACGCCCTGCGCAGCCTTGCGGCGCAGGATCTTTTCAATGCCGTTCCACATGCAGCCGTGGCTCACGATGAAAAATTCCAGAAAGATGCTCTTTTCAGCCTTTTCCAGATCGGCCAGCAGCTGCGGATACATGGCTTCGCCGCAGGCAAAATACTGCGTGCGAGTGTTCTGCCACGCCGGATAGGGGCCGTACTTTGCCACATATCGGCTCTGCCCCTGCTCGCGGGCATCCAGACCTTCCAGCACACCCGGCTCCTGTACAAGGTCTTTTTTGTGGGCATCCTCCACCGCCTGCATTTTCAGGCGCAGACGCTTGGCCGGGCGTTTGTTGCCAAAGGCCAGATACAGCGCACCGCCCAGCAGCGGCAGAATGCCGATCAGCGCGATCCAGCCCACCTTGTAGGCGCTGTTCTCATCCTTGCGCACAAGGTACAGGACGATGAGCAGGCTCAGTGCGTTGAGCAGGCCGTTCACCCACACGCGGCCCGTGCCGGTGGTGATGGCAAACGCCACCCAGCACAGCCACAGCAGCTGCAATGCCACCAACACCACCGTGATGGTGATGCGGTTCAGAATGCGGCTGAAAAAGCGCACGATCGGTGAACGAAAAAGCATGGGCCTGCCCTCCTTTCCCATTTATAATTATGTGTAAGTATAGCGCGGTTTTACAACTTTTTCAAGTTTTGCGCTGTTCAAAAAAAGCAAGCCAGACCCGCAGGCCCGGCTTGCTTGCAATATCAAAAACTCTTTTACTCTGTTTTTCCGTCCTCATAGCCCACCATCAGGCCGCCCTGTTCAGCGTAGTAGCTGCACAGGCCGCCGCACTCGGCCACATCCACCTGCGCCCCTGCAAACACCGCGTGGATCATCAGCTTCAGGCGCTTGGCCGCTTCCGGGTTATCACAGTGGGCAATGTGCACTTTGCCATCGGTAAAGCCGTGATCCTTCAATTCCAGCACGATGCGCTCCAGTGCACCGTGCTCGCCGCGGGTCTTGCACAGCACCTCCAGCTCGCCGCTCTCACTGGCCTGACCAATGACCCGGATGCCCAGCATCCGTGCCACAGCGGCAACAGCAGGCTTCACACGGCCATTGCGGGCCAGATTGGCCAGCGATTCCAACGAAAACAGCAGATGTGTGTGCTTGTGGTAAGCCAGGATTGCCTCGCAGATCTCGTCAAACTCCATCCCGATCCGGACGAGATCCCGCAGACGCTCTGCCAGCAGACGCAGCTCCGGCCCGGCGGACAGACTGTCCAGAACAAAAACACGGGCCTCCGGGTGCGTTTCCTTGTATTCTTCCGCTGCCAGCAGTGCAGCATTGTAGCTGCCGGACAGTGTGCCCGTGATGGTGGCAACAAAGATCTGCTCCGCACCCTCATAAGCAGCCAACCAGTCTGCCACATTGGGGCAGGAGGTGCTGGTCTTGCCCTTGTAAGTACGCAGAGACCGGGCCATGCCCACAGCATCCAGAGTACCGTCATCCAGATATTCCTGTTCATCCGTGATGATCTTCAACGGCACACAGGCAAAATCCACGCCCGGCAGGGCATACAGGCTGGACGAAGAATCCACAACGATCTTGGTTTTCATAAAATGCACGCTCCAAATCTATTTTGTGATAGCAGGTCATTTTTTTATTTTCCGTGCCTTACACGCACTTCCGCCTGCATGGTTTTTCGGTTCACTGCAGACATCATAACAGTTTTTCAAAAACCTGTCAAGGGATTTTATAATTTCTTTTAAAAGTTTTAAAAATCCGTTGACCAGAGAACAGATTTGCGCTATAATACCGCCATAAAACCATTTTCTGTATCCCGCGCAGCCCAGCTGCGCCAACCTTAGAAAACTGCTTACGATATGAAAACTGAAACCAAATGCCGCGTTGCGGCCTGCGCCGCCGGGTTTGCCCTGCCCCGGTACGCCGATCTCCCGCAGATGGGGCTTTATCTTGACCAGACCGTGCAGTACGTCAACAGCTATTTTCGCACCTTCTGCGGCGTGGAGCTCACCTCTTCCATGGTCAGCAACTACGTTAAAAAGGGCATTTTGTCCCACCCGGTGCGCAAGAAGTACGCCCGCGATCAGATCGCATCCCTGATGTACATTGCAGTCTCCAAAACGGTGCTCTCAATGGAAAACATCGATGCCCTGTTTAAAATGCAGCGGGCGCACTGTTCCGCCGGGGCAGCTTACGACTACTTCTGCGACGAGATGGAAAACTGCCTGCCGTTTGTATTCGGCTGCACCAGGGAAATCCGCGACCTTGCCGTGGATGCCGCAGATGAAAAGCTGCTTCTGCGCAGCACGATCCTTGCAGCGGCAAACAAAATGTACTTGGACTGCTGCTTCAACGCCCTGCGGCAGGAGGAAAATCTCTGGGATACC
Above is a genomic segment from Faecalibacterium taiwanense containing:
- the cls gene encoding cardiolipin synthase; translated protein: MLFRSPIVRFFSRILNRITITVVLVALQLLWLCWVAFAITTGTGRVWVNGLLNALSLLIVLYLVRKDENSAYKVGWIALIGILPLLGGALYLAFGNKRPAKRLRLKMQAVEDAHKKDLVQEPGVLEGLDAREQGQSRYVAKYGPYPAWQNTRTQYFACGEAMYPQLLADLEKAEKSIFLEFFIVSHGCMWNGIEKILRRKAAQGVDVRLIYDDFGSLLGLPADFIVRMERAHIRCIPFNPVVPLLSLVMNHRDHRKIVVIDGTVAYTGGVNLADEYINAEQRFGYWKDAALRVEGDAAWNFTVMFLNFWNAFRPSETDYDAFRPMPLVSPVSDGIVQPYADSPLDEEPMAETVYLNILAQAQRYVYIYTPYLAVGEEMLDALKNAAKRGVDIRLVLPGIPDKKLVFRLSRSYYLPLLRAGVRIYEYTPGFLHAKCWVSDDVTAVVGSINMDYRSLFLHFECGVLLQKNSQVAVLRDDVRATLPQCREIQVTECRTSLPGTVLDSVLRLLSPLM
- a CDS encoding DegV family protein, whose product is MKTKIVVDSSSSLYALPGVDFACVPLKIITDEQEYLDDGTLDAVGMARSLRTYKGKTSTSCPNVADWLAAYEGAEQIFVATITGTLSGSYNAALLAAEEYKETHPEARVFVLDSLSAGPELRLLAERLRDLVRIGMEFDEICEAILAYHKHTHLLFSLESLANLARNGRVKPAVAAVARMLGIRVIGQASESGELEVLCKTRGEHGALERIVLELKDHGFTDGKVHIAHCDNPEAAKRLKLMIHAVFAGAQVDVAECGGLCSYYAEQGGLMVGYEDGKTE
- a CDS encoding DUF1836 domain-containing protein, whose product is MKTETKCRVAACAAGFALPRYADLPQMGLYLDQTVQYVNSYFRTFCGVELTSSMVSNYVKKGILSHPVRKKYARDQIASLMYIAVSKTVLSMENIDALFKMQRAHCSAGAAYDYFCDEMENCLPFVFGCTREIRDLAVDAADEKLLLRSTILAAANKMYLDCCFNALRQEENLWDTILPDLA